One genomic segment of Sminthopsis crassicaudata isolate SCR6 chromosome 2, ASM4859323v1, whole genome shotgun sequence includes these proteins:
- the SIX1 gene encoding homeobox protein SIX1: MSMLPSFGFTQEQVACVCEVLQQGGNLERLGRFLWSLPACDHLHKNESVLKAKAVVAFHRGNFRELYKILESHQFSPHNHPKLQQLWLKAHYVEAEKLRGRPLGAVGKYRVRRKFPLPRTIWDGEETSYCFKEKSRGVLREWYAHNPYPSPREKRELAEATGLTTTQVSNWFKNRRQRDRAAEAKERENTENNNTSSNKQNQLSPLDGGKPLMSSSEEEFSPPQSPDQNSVLLLQGNLSHARSSNYSLTGLTASQTAHSLQGHQHQLQDSLLGPLTSSLVDLGS, from the exons ATGTCTATGCTGCCGTCTTTTGGCTTCACCCAGGAGCAAGTGGCCTGCGTTTGCGAGGTTCTCCAGCAAGGGGGGAACCTGGAGCGATTAGGAAGGTTTCTCTGGTCCCTTCCTGCCTGCGATCATCTGCACAAGAACGAGAGCGTCCTCAAGGCCAAGGCCGTGGTCGCCTTCCACCGGGGCAATTTCCGTGAGCTCTACAAAATTTTGGAGAGCCACCAGTTCTCGCCCCACAACCATCCGAAGCTGCAGCAGCTGTGGCTGAAGGCTCACTACGTGGAAGCAGAGAAGCTGAGGGGCCGACCCCTCGGGGCAGTGGGGAAGTACCGGGTCCGCCGAAAATTCCCTCTGCCGAGGACCATCTGGGACGGGGAAGAGACGAGCTATTGCTTCAAAGAAAAGTCTCGAGGTGTGCTGCGGGAGTGGTACGCACACAACCCTTATCCCTCACCCCGAGAGAAGCGCGAGCTTGCTGAGGCTACTGGGCTGACCACCACTCAAGTCAGCAATTGGTTTAAAAACCGGAGGCAAAGGGACAGAGCAGCGGAAGCCAAGGAAAG agaGAATACGGAAAACAATAACACATCTTCCAACAAGCAGAATCAACTCTCACCCCTAGATGGGGGCAAACCACTCATGTCCAGTTCAGAAGAGGAATTCTCACCTCCCCAAAGCCCAGATCAGAACTCAGTCCTCCTACTCCAAGGCAACCTGAGCCATGCCAGAAGCTCAAACTACTCGTTGACCGGCTTAACTGCCTCTCAAACAGCCCACAGCCTCCAAGGGCACCAGCATCAGCTCCAGGACTCCCTTCTTGGACCTCTCACCTCTAGCCTGGTGGATTTAGGCTCCTAA